The segment AACCCCACCCGTGACCTGCTCGGCGAGGCGCTGGCCGACCTGGAGCAGGGCGCCGGCGCGGTGATCACCGCCAGCGGCATGTCCGCCGTGGCGCTGGCGCTGGAACTGGTGCCGGCCGGCGCCACCGTGCTGGCCGCGCACGACTGCTACGGCGGCACCTGGCGCCTGCTCGACGCGTGGGCGAAGAAGGGGCGCTTCCGCGTGGTGTTCGCCGACCTCACCGACCCGGCCGCGCTGGCCGCCGGCCTGGCGCATCGTCCGGCGCTGGTGTGGGTGGAGACGCCGTCCAACCCGCTGCTGCGGATCACCGACATCCGCCACGTGGCGCATGCCGCCCACACTGTCGGCGCGCTGGTGGTGGTGGACAACACCTTCCTCTCGCCGGCGCTGCAGCAGCCGCTGGCGCTGGGTGCGGACCTGGTGGTGCACTCCACCACCAAGTACATCAACGGCCACAGCGACGTGGTCGGCGGCGCGGTGGTCGCGCGCACGCCGGAGCTGGCCGAGCAGATCAAGTGGTGGGGCAACTGCAACGGCCTCACCGGCGGTGCGTTCGACAGCTACCTGACTCTGCGCGGCCTGCGCACGCTGGGCGTGCGGCTGCGCCAGCACGAGGAGAATGCCGCGCGCATCGCCGAACACCTGGCCGGTCACGGCGCCGTGCGCAAGATCTACTACCCGGGCCTGGCCGAGCATCCGGGGCACGCGCTGGCGGCGCGCCAGCAGCAGGGCTTCGGCGCCATGCTCAGTTTCGAGCTGCACGGCGAGGTGGAGGAAATCGCCGCCTTCGTCGACGGCTTGGAATACTTCTCGCTGGCCGAGTCGCTCGGTGGGGTGGAGAGCCTGATCGCCCACCCCGCCTCGATGACCCATGCCGCGATGGCGCCGGAAGCGCGCCGCAACGCCGGCATCGCCGACACCCTGCTGCGCCTGTCGGTCGGCATCGAGGATGGCGACGACCTGCTGCGCGATCTCGACGCGGCGTTGCGCCGTGCCACGGTCGCCGCCGCGTCGAAACGCAAGGTGCGCGCATGAGCGCGGTGCCCGATGCCGAGGTGGCGGAAGCAGCGGCTGTAGGAGCGCACCCTGTGCGCGACCGCCTTTTGTCGGGTGGAGTTGAAGAGCGTTCGCGCACAGGGTGCGCTCCTACAGCCGTGGATGCATCCGGCATTGCCATCGTGCTGCTGGGCACGGGCGTGGTCGGCGGCGCGCTGCTCAAGCTGCTGTGTACGCCGGCCGCCGCGCGCATCCGGCTGGTCGGGGCGGCCAATTCGAAACGCCAGCAGACTGATCCGGCGAAGCTGGCCAGTCGCCAGTTGCGCGAGCAGATCCGCGCCGAGGGCGATCCGCGTGACAACGCGGCCCTGCTCGCCGCGCTGGACGCCAGCGGCGTGGCGGTGAAGGTGATCGTCGACGCCACCGCCAATGTCTCGCTGGCCGCCCGCCACGCCGAATGGCTGGAGCGCGGCTACCACGTGGTCACCGCCAACAAGGCGCTGGCCGGCGGCGAGCTGACCGGCTGGCGCGCGCTGCAGGCGGCGACCGCTTCGGGCCGGGCCCACTACGGCGACGCGGCCACGGTCGGCGCCGGCCTGCCGGTGCTGTCCACGCTGCGCCGCCTGCGCGGCTGCGGCGACGCGCTGCTGACGCTGGAGGGCGTGTTCTCCGGCTCGCTGTCCTACCTGTTCAACCAGTACGACGGCAGCGTGCCGTTTTCCACCCTGCTCGCCGATGCGCGGCGGCTCGGCTACACCGAACCCGATCCGCGCTCGGACCTTTCCGGCGAGGACGTGGCGCGCAAGCTGCTGATCCTCGCCCGCCACGCCGGCTTCTCGCTCAACGCCGACGAGGTGGAGGTGGAAAGCCTGGTGCCCGAGGCGCTGCGCGGCCTGTCCACCGAGGCCTTCCTCGAGCGTCTGCCCGAGCTGGACGCTCCCCTGGCGGCGCGCGTCGCCGAGGCGCGCGAGCGCGGCCACGTGTTGCGCTATCTGGCCCGGCTCAACCAGCGCGGGCACGCCCGCGTCGGGCTGGTGGAGGTGCCGCCGACGCATCCGGCGGCCCGCCTGTACGGCACCGACAACCAGTTCGCGCTCACCACCACCCGCTACAACACCCAGCCGCTGGTGATCCAGGGACCGGGTGCCGGGCCGGAGGTCACCGCCCAGGCCTTGCTGGGCGACGTGCTCGCGCTGGTCGGAGCCTGAGCAGCACCGACGTACTCAAGGGTCCGAGGTGCTGTCCGTGGCGCGCGGGCGCAGCAGCCAGGCGCCGGCCAGCGCCGCCGCCGCGGCGGCGCACGCTCCGGCGAGGAACGCCCGATGGTAGCCGCCATTGAGTGCGGCGAGGCTCGACTCGCCGGCGCCGGCCAGGGCATTCGTCTCGGCGGCCGCGAGGCTGGCGAGCACGGCCAAGCCCAGCGCACCGCCCATCATGAAGGCCGTATTGACCACCCCGGAGG is part of the Dyella thiooxydans genome and harbors:
- a CDS encoding homoserine dehydrogenase, with the translated sequence MDASGIAIVLLGTGVVGGALLKLLCTPAAARIRLVGAANSKRQQTDPAKLASRQLREQIRAEGDPRDNAALLAALDASGVAVKVIVDATANVSLAARHAEWLERGYHVVTANKALAGGELTGWRALQAATASGRAHYGDAATVGAGLPVLSTLRRLRGCGDALLTLEGVFSGSLSYLFNQYDGSVPFSTLLADARRLGYTEPDPRSDLSGEDVARKLLILARHAGFSLNADEVEVESLVPEALRGLSTEAFLERLPELDAPLAARVAEARERGHVLRYLARLNQRGHARVGLVEVPPTHPAARLYGTDNQFALTTTRYNTQPLVIQGPGAGPEVTAQALLGDVLALVGA
- the metB gene encoding cystathionine gamma-synthase; this translates as MTTSAPSTRAVRAGIESDTQHGAIVPPLHLSTNYSFTGLGGKRAYDYSRSGNPTRDLLGEALADLEQGAGAVITASGMSAVALALELVPAGATVLAAHDCYGGTWRLLDAWAKKGRFRVVFADLTDPAALAAGLAHRPALVWVETPSNPLLRITDIRHVAHAAHTVGALVVVDNTFLSPALQQPLALGADLVVHSTTKYINGHSDVVGGAVVARTPELAEQIKWWGNCNGLTGGAFDSYLTLRGLRTLGVRLRQHEENAARIAEHLAGHGAVRKIYYPGLAEHPGHALAARQQQGFGAMLSFELHGEVEEIAAFVDGLEYFSLAESLGGVESLIAHPASMTHAAMAPEARRNAGIADTLLRLSVGIEDGDDLLRDLDAALRRATVAAASKRKVRA